Proteins co-encoded in one Gracilimonas sp. genomic window:
- a CDS encoding phosphoribosyltransferase family protein gives MKKQIVLMDRARMERTLKRMAIQVWERINKENEGEMVLIGLNERGEATARLLGESLEELMGADIAVHRYDVQGKASKSSLPDCNDKFVLLVDDVIFSGKTMFSALSAVCSVYDPESIEIAALLDRGHRKYPLRTDLMGITVPTKPGEHIEVMLKDGSLSQAVLFKNN, from the coding sequence ATGAAAAAGCAGATTGTTTTAATGGATCGGGCGCGGATGGAGCGCACGCTTAAGCGAATGGCGATACAGGTTTGGGAGCGAATCAATAAAGAGAATGAAGGTGAAATGGTATTGATTGGCTTGAATGAACGGGGAGAAGCAACGGCCCGTCTTCTTGGGGAGAGTCTCGAAGAATTAATGGGAGCAGATATAGCAGTTCACCGATATGATGTACAGGGGAAAGCGTCCAAAAGCAGTCTCCCGGATTGCAACGATAAGTTTGTACTGCTTGTTGACGATGTGATTTTTTCCGGTAAAACCATGTTTAGCGCACTCTCGGCAGTTTGCAGTGTATATGATCCTGAAAGCATCGAGATTGCCGCTTTGCTGGATCGGGGCCATCGTAAATACCCGTTACGTACAGACCTGATGGGTATAACAGTGCCTACCAAACCCGGAGAGCATATTGAGGTAATGCTGAAAGACGGCAGCCTCAGCCAAGCCGTACTTTTCAAAAATAATTAA